The window AACGACGGGTTAAAGACGATCTTCAGCCAGTCCATCGGCACCACGATGCCGTTTTCGATGGCGTACCCCTGCGGCGTCTGCATCCAGCTGTTGGACGACAGGATCCAGAAGGTCGAGATAATGGTGCCGAGGGCCACCATGCAGGTGGCGAAGAAGTGCAGCCCGCGCCCGACCTTGTGCCAGCCGAACAGCATCACGCCGAGGAAGCCGGCCTCCAGGAAGAAGGCGGTCAACACTTCATAGGTCAGCAGCGGCCCGGTAATGCTGCCGGCAAACTGCGAGAAGCCGCTCCAGTTGGTGCCGAATTGGTAGGCCATCACCAACCCGGACACCACCCCCATGCCGAAGTTGACGGCAAAAATCTTCGACCAGAAATGATAGAGCTCGCGGTAAGTGTCGTTGCGCGTTTTGAGCCACAGCCCTTCCAGCACCGCCAGAAAGCTGGCGAGGCCGATGGTGATGGCCGGAAAAATAATATGGAAGGAGACAGTAAAAGCGAACTGTATCCTCGCCAGGTGAAAGGCATCTAATCCCAACATTGTTCACCCCGGTATAACAGGACAGATAAGCCCACCGCCGAAAGCGTATTTTCGGCGGCGAGGTAGGTTCCATTTGCAAAATGGCCGGCTAGTTTCGATGAAAATAGCGGCCGGATAAAACGCCGCGCCTGATTCTCAGGCAATCCTTAGCGTTTCTTTTATCTCCGCCCGGCTGATTTTGACCGGTACGGATTTCGAGGTTGGCGTACCCGTGCCGTCGCCGATGCTGTTCATTGGCACCAGCGGATTGGTTTCCGGGTAATAGGCGGCCAGGTTGCCGCGCGGGATGGCATAAGCCACCAGCTTGAAGCCGGACACCCGGCGTTTGACGCCGTCGTTCCACAGCGTCTCGATATCCACCAGCTCGCCGGGCTGGTAACCCGCCGCGGCGATATCTTCCGGGTTCATGAACAACACTTCCCGTTGACCGTACACGCCGCGATAGCGGTCATCCAGCCCGTAGATGGTGGTGTTGTACTGATCGTGCGAGCGCAGGGTTTGCAGCACGAAGGGGACCTCCTCCCCCTGCAACTGCGGGAATAACGATACCGGCAGCGGCGCATCGCTGAACTGCGCCTTGCCGCTCGGCGTAGCGAAGCGCAGCTCCGCCGCCGCATTGCCGAGATAAAAACCGCCCGGGTGCTCGCACTTGCGGTTGAAGTCGGCAAAGCCGGGAATGGTGGCGGCGATATGGTCGCGGATTTTGTTGTAATCCGCCGCCAGCGCCAGCCAGTCGATGGTCGGGGTATTGCCCACCGCCGCATCGGCAATGCCCGCCACAATGGCCGTTTCCGAACGTTGGGTGTCAGACAAGGGTTTGCCGATGCCCTCTGAGGCGTGGACCATGCTGAAGGAGTCTTCCACCGTGACGAACTGCGGGCCGCCGGCCTGAATGTCCTGCTCGGTGCGCCCCAGCGCCGGCAAGATCAGCGCGTCCTGCTTGCCGGTCACCAGATGGCTGCGGTTAAGCTTGGTGCTGATGTGCACGGTCAGGTCGCAGCGCCGCAGCGCGTCTTCGGTACGGCGGCTGTCCGGCGCGGCGGCGGCCAGATTGCCGCCGAGCGCAATCAGCACCTTCACTTCGTCACGCAGCATGGCGCCGAGCGCGTCCACCGTGTTGTGCCCGTGGGCGCGCGGCGGCGCAAAATCAAAGTGCTCGCCCAGGCGGTCGAGAAACGTCTGCGAGGGCTGCTCATCGATACCCATGGTGCGGTTGCCCTGCACGTTGCTGTGCCCGCGCACCGGGCACAGGCCGGCGCCCGGTTTGCCCAACTGGCCGAACAGCAGCTGCAGGTTGACGATTTCGCGCACCGTCGCCAGCGAATGCTTATGCTGGGTGATGCCCATCGCCCAGGTGCAAATCACCTTGTCGGCATGCTGATAGATATGCGCCGCTTCGCGGATCTGCGCCTCGCTCAGGCCGGACTGGCGTTCGATGAACGCCCAGGAGGTGGCGTCCACCTCCGCCAGATAGCCGGCAACGCCCTGGGTGAAGCTGTCGATAAACGGCTGGTCGAAAATACCCGCCTCACCCGCAGCCAGACGCGCGTTGTGGGTTTCCTGCAGCGCCTTGACCATGCCGCGCACCGCCGCCATGTCGCCGCCGAGGTTCGGCTGGTAGTAGCGATGGCTGATGGCGCCGGCCAGCGGCGTCACCACCTCCAGCGGCTTTTGCGGATCGGCGAAGCGCTCCAGCCCGCGTTCACGCAGGGTGTTGAACGAGACGATGCGCGCGCCCTTTTCCGCCGCATGCCGCAGGCTGTGCAGCATGCGCGGATGGTTGGTGCCCGGATTCTGGCCGAAGACGAAAATGGCGTCCGCCTTTTCGAAGTCGTCCAGATGAATGGTGCCCTTGCCGACACCCAGGCTTTGCAACATGCCGAAGCCGCTGGCCTCGTGACACATATTGGAACAATCGGGGAAATTATTGGTGCCCAGCACCCGGCCGAACAGTTGATACAGCCACGAGGCTTCATTGCTCGCCCGGCCGGAAGTATATAATTCCAGCTGGTTAGGGTTGGTCATTTTTTTAATATGGCTGCCGATTAACGCAAAGGCGTCGTCCCAGCCAATCGGCTCGTAATGGTCGGTTTCGCGGTTATAACGCATCGGCTCAATCACCCGGCCCTGGTATTCCAGAAAATAATCGCTTTCCAGATAAAGCCGGCTGACGCTGTGAGCGGCAAAGAAATCCCGATCGACGTGCCTGCGCGTCGCTTCCCAGGTAACGGCCTTGGCGCCGTTCTCGCAAAAGCTGAAGGTGCTTTTGTTGTCGTCGCCCCATGCGCACCCCGGGCAGTCGAAGCCCTTCGCTTTGTTCATGCGCATCAGGTTGACCATATTCTTCAAAACCTGTTTGCTATCAAAAACAAACCGCGTCGTGGCTTCAAGAGAGCCCCAACCGCCCGCGGCCGCTGAATACGGCTTTATTTTTGATTTGAATTTCATAATTGTCTCGATGTCTTATTTTTTTGGAATAGGCCTCACCGCGCTTAATATAAATATAAGCGTAATAATGAAAGTCATATTCCTGCGATGTGAGACTATTTTACCAACCGCTAACATCTGGTCAAATTGGTTAATCTGATAGCGCAATAGATACAATCTATCGCGCACTTTGTTAATGCCCGGTATTTTATTTATATGAAATGTGTCTATATTGACAAGGCAAAGTAAACCCTGTAGCTCTGTATATAGACCGACAATGTTCAACGCAGTCCTATTGTTGCTTTTAAGATGTTTCTTTAGCGAATGATTTTCACTCTCAAATACTGGAAACGGACTCAATGAATACCAACACTAACCAACCGCAAGCCGTCTTCAGCCCAGTGACGCGCCATGCGATCTTCATTGTCGCCACCCTCTCTCGGGACCCGGCGCACCTCAATGCGGTGCGCGGCTGGTGCGGCGATGTCGCCGCGGTGGTGCGTTCGGTGGGCAAGCGGGATCTCACCGGCCAGCTGTCCTGCGTATGCGGCTTCGGTTCCGCCGCCTGGGACTCGCTGTTCGGCGCGCCGCGCCCTCAGCAGCTGCACCCGTTCAGCGCCATCGGCACCGGCGAACGCATCGCCGTCTCCACCCCCGGCGATATCCTGTTGCATATCCGCGCCAACGAGATGGATCTGTGCTTTGAACTGGCGACACAGCTGCTGGCCAAGCTCGGCGAGGCCGTCACCGTGATCGACGAAGTGCACGGTTTCCGCTATTTCGACCAGCGCGCCATGATCGGCTTCGTTGACGGCACCGAGAACCCGGAAGGACACGAAGCCTTCGGCTATACGGTGATCGGCGAAGAAGATGCGGCGTTCAGCGGCGGCAGCTATGTGCTGGTGCAAAAGTATCTGCATGATATGAAAGGCTGGAATTCGCTCAGCGTCGAAACGCAAGAGCACATCATCGGCCGCCACAAGCAGTCCAATATCGAGCTGGATGCGGACGTGAAACCCTCGTCATCGCACAGCTCGCTGACCACCATCACCGATGAACAAGGCAATGAAGTGAAGATCCTGCGCGACAACATGCCGTTCGGCAAACCCGGCATGCGCGAGTTCGGCACCTACTTCATCGGCTATGCGCGCTCGCCGCAGCCTATCGAGCAAATGCTGGAGAACATGTTCATTGGCCGCCCGGCCGGCAATTACGATCGCCTGCTCGATTTCAGCCAGGCGGTGACCGGCAGCCTGTTCTTCGTGCCTTCGGCCCCGCTGCTGGAGGCGCTGGCTGACCGCTGACGCCAAAGAAAACCCCGGTGGTAAATAAACGCGGCCGGGGAAATCAACCGTTTTTTTAATAAAGGGCTTTCAATAGCTTATATCCGCCGCATCTGAAAAACGCCATTTATATTTGCGCTAACCCGGTATCGCTTAAATATTATTAATCAGGGAATAAATATCCATGCCGAGATTTAACCCCTTCGGGTTAATTAAGCGTGTTGATAATCAAACTGAGCACACCCGTTATTGCGACCTGAACTGTTTCCATCGGCAGCAAAGTGGCCGGCGTTAAAAGAAAGCCATTGTCAGGTCGCAATAAGTTGCATTCACCTATCGCAAAACAGGCAGTTGAGGAGTTCCCATGAACAAAAAAAGACGCGCAGTTCCCGGCATTCGCCCCTATGACGGGCCGGCAGGCGGCTGGGGCGCACTGAAGGCGACGGCCATCGCCGTGCGCACGCAAATGGACACCTTCGAGGCACCGGTCACCCTGCTGCGCACCAACCAACCCGACGGCTTTGACTGTCCGGGCTGCGCCTGGCCGGACAAAGAACACCACTCCACCTTCCAGTTCTGCGAGAACGGCGCCAAGGCCGTTACCTGGGAAGCCACCAGCAAGCGCGTAACCCCGGAGTTTCTGGCGCAAAACACCGTCACTTCCCTGCTGAAAAAGACCGATTTTGAGTTGGAAGGCTACGGCCGGCTGACCCATCCATTGGCCTACGACCGCGCCAGCGACACCCTGCGCCCGGTCGAATGGGACGAAGCGTTCGCCCGCATCGGCGAGATCCTGCGCGGCATGGCGTCGCCGGACCAGGTGGAGTTCTATACCTCCGGCCGCGCCTCCAACGAGGCGGCTTACCTGTTCCAGCTGTTTGCCCGCGAGTACGGCACCAACAACTTCCCCGACTGCTCCAACATGTGCCACGAACCTACCAGCGTGGGGCTGCCGCAGTCGATCGGCATCGGCAAAGGCACCGTATCGCTGGAAGACTTCGATGATGCGGAGCTTATCATTTCCATCGGCCACAACCCGGGCACCAACCACCCGCGCATGATGGGCACCCTGCACGAACTGGCGCGCAAGAATGTGCCGATCATCGTGCTGAACCCGCTGCGCGAGCGCGCTCTGGAGCGCTTTACCGACCCGCAGAGCGTAATAGAAATGGCGACCTACAGCTCGACCAATATCGCCTCGACCTACTTCCAGGTAAAAGCCGGCGGCGACGCCGCGGCGCTGAAGGGCATCATGAAAGCGCTGCTGGCGATGGACGCCGAACAGGGCAATGTGCTCGACCACGCGTTCATCGCCGCACACACCCAGGGCTTTGAGGCTTTTGCCGCCGACTTGGCCGCCACCGCCTGGGCAGACATTGAAAAAGAGAGTGGGCTGACGCGCGCCGATGTAGAACAGGTAGCGGTCGCCTATGCCAGGTCCAACGCCACCATCGTGACTTACGGCATGGGGATCACCCAGCATAACAAGGGCACCGCCAACGTACGCCTGATAGCCGATCTGCTGCTGATGCGCGGCAACATCGGCAAGCCGGGCGCGGGGATTTGCCCGCTGCGCGGCCACTCCAACGTGCAGGGCAACCGAACCGTCGGCATTACCGAGAAGCCGTCGGAAAGCTTCCTGAAGAACCTGGAAGAGGTGTTTGGCTTCACCGCGCCGAAGGCCCATGGGCATGACGCGGTCAAGGCGATGCAGGCCATGGTGGAGGGCAGCGCCAAGGCGCTGATCTGCCTGGGCGGCAACTTTGCGGTGGCGCTGCCGGATCCGGAACAGTGCTTCCCGGCCATGCAGGCGCTCGATCTGAGCGTGCATCTCGGCACCAAGCTGAACCGCACCCATTTGCTGGTCGCCAAAGAGACCTTTATTTTGCCGTGCCTCGGCCGCACCGAGCTCGATATCCAGGCCAGCGGCCGCCAGTCGGTCACGGTCGAGGACTCGATGTCGATGGTGCACGCCTCGTCCGGCAAGCTGAAGCCCGCCTCCGAGTTTCTGCGCTCGGAGCCGGCCATCGTCGCCGGCATGGCCAGAGCGGTGATGCCGGGCAGCAAGGTGCCCTGGCCACAGCTGGTGGCGGATTACAGCATCATTCGCGATCTGATCGAAAAAACCATCCCGGGTTTTGACCGCTACAACGAACGCATCGCCGTGCCCGGCGGTTTTCGCATGCCGCTGCCGCCCACCGAGCGCCAGTGGCCGACGCCGACCGGCAAAGCCATGTTCTCGGTGTTCAGCGGCGTACATGAAGACGCGCAGGTACAAAGCGACGACGTCCTGCGCT is drawn from Serratia entomophila and contains these coding sequences:
- a CDS encoding Dyp-type peroxidase; this translates as MNTNTNQPQAVFSPVTRHAIFIVATLSRDPAHLNAVRGWCGDVAAVVRSVGKRDLTGQLSCVCGFGSAAWDSLFGAPRPQQLHPFSAIGTGERIAVSTPGDILLHIRANEMDLCFELATQLLAKLGEAVTVIDEVHGFRYFDQRAMIGFVDGTENPEGHEAFGYTVIGEEDAAFSGGSYVLVQKYLHDMKGWNSLSVETQEHIIGRHKQSNIELDADVKPSSSHSSLTTITDEQGNEVKILRDNMPFGKPGMREFGTYFIGYARSPQPIEQMLENMFIGRPAGNYDRLLDFSQAVTGSLFFVPSAPLLEALADR
- a CDS encoding FdhF/YdeP family oxidoreductase gives rise to the protein MKFKSKIKPYSAAAGGWGSLEATTRFVFDSKQVLKNMVNLMRMNKAKGFDCPGCAWGDDNKSTFSFCENGAKAVTWEATRRHVDRDFFAAHSVSRLYLESDYFLEYQGRVIEPMRYNRETDHYEPIGWDDAFALIGSHIKKMTNPNQLELYTSGRASNEASWLYQLFGRVLGTNNFPDCSNMCHEASGFGMLQSLGVGKGTIHLDDFEKADAIFVFGQNPGTNHPRMLHSLRHAAEKGARIVSFNTLRERGLERFADPQKPLEVVTPLAGAISHRYYQPNLGGDMAAVRGMVKALQETHNARLAAGEAGIFDQPFIDSFTQGVAGYLAEVDATSWAFIERQSGLSEAQIREAAHIYQHADKVICTWAMGITQHKHSLATVREIVNLQLLFGQLGKPGAGLCPVRGHSNVQGNRTMGIDEQPSQTFLDRLGEHFDFAPPRAHGHNTVDALGAMLRDEVKVLIALGGNLAAAAPDSRRTEDALRRCDLTVHISTKLNRSHLVTGKQDALILPALGRTEQDIQAGGPQFVTVEDSFSMVHASEGIGKPLSDTQRSETAIVAGIADAAVGNTPTIDWLALAADYNKIRDHIAATIPGFADFNRKCEHPGGFYLGNAAAELRFATPSGKAQFSDAPLPVSLFPQLQGEEVPFVLQTLRSHDQYNTTIYGLDDRYRGVYGQREVLFMNPEDIAAAGYQPGELVDIETLWNDGVKRRVSGFKLVAYAIPRGNLAAYYPETNPLVPMNSIGDGTGTPTSKSVPVKISRAEIKETLRIA
- a CDS encoding FdhF/YdeP family oxidoreductase, whose amino-acid sequence is MNKKRRAVPGIRPYDGPAGGWGALKATAIAVRTQMDTFEAPVTLLRTNQPDGFDCPGCAWPDKEHHSTFQFCENGAKAVTWEATSKRVTPEFLAQNTVTSLLKKTDFELEGYGRLTHPLAYDRASDTLRPVEWDEAFARIGEILRGMASPDQVEFYTSGRASNEAAYLFQLFAREYGTNNFPDCSNMCHEPTSVGLPQSIGIGKGTVSLEDFDDAELIISIGHNPGTNHPRMMGTLHELARKNVPIIVLNPLRERALERFTDPQSVIEMATYSSTNIASTYFQVKAGGDAAALKGIMKALLAMDAEQGNVLDHAFIAAHTQGFEAFAADLAATAWADIEKESGLTRADVEQVAVAYARSNATIVTYGMGITQHNKGTANVRLIADLLLMRGNIGKPGAGICPLRGHSNVQGNRTVGITEKPSESFLKNLEEVFGFTAPKAHGHDAVKAMQAMVEGSAKALICLGGNFAVALPDPEQCFPAMQALDLSVHLGTKLNRTHLLVAKETFILPCLGRTELDIQASGRQSVTVEDSMSMVHASSGKLKPASEFLRSEPAIVAGMARAVMPGSKVPWPQLVADYSIIRDLIEKTIPGFDRYNERIAVPGGFRMPLPPTERQWPTPTGKAMFSVFSGVHEDAQVQSDDVLRLITLRSHDQYNTTIYALDDRYRGVFGRRDVLFMSDADLDARGLEHGDLVDIETVVAGSRLRLPNITVIAYNIAQGSVGAYYPEANVLVPLDYIDEESGTPSYKSVPVRVTPATAG